Below is a window of Flavobacterium cyclinae DNA.
TATACAGAATTTGAACCAGGTAGAAAAGTTACAATTAAATTAGACAAAAACAGATATTTTAATAAACAACACGGTTCAACTGTATTAGGTTCTTCATACAATGGAGGAGTTGGAAGAATCTCTGGTGTTGAATATAAAGATGTAATTTTAAGATCTTGTGATAATGTAAACGAAGATGATATTGTGAAAAATATCTCAATTGCAACTGCTAAAAATGATCAATATTTAAATATGTTGATTGAATTTGATGCAGTACAATTTACAGATCCTTCTTTAGGAAAAAAATACTATGATGCAAGCTTAAATAGTTTAGGTGGTGCAACTAACCACGAAATTACAGATGAGTTTGGAAACAAAGTAATTCTTAGAGTAAGTGAGTTTGCAACTTTTGCTTCTAATGCAGTTCCTTCATTAAATGGAAAAATTAGAGGGGTAATGACTAAGTACAATAGTGATTATCAATTTATGATTAGAACTTTAAATGATGTTAACTTAACAAATACGAGATTAGACATAGATTTATATCCACCAATTGGTGGTTCTGCAATTGTTTATGATGCTACTCTTAATGAGCCTTTTACATCATATACTACTTCAAACCAACAAGTTTTTCCTAAATACATCAATGATGCTGCTGTAGGAAGTAGATATTGGCAAGTAAAAACGTTTAGTGGAAATAAATACATCCAAATGTCTTCATTTGGAGGAACTCCAGAAGCTAACCGTTCATTGTTTATTGTTCCTGTTGATATGACAGCTGCAAGTACGCTTTCTTTTAAAACTAAAGATGGATTTAACAATGGTAATGTTTTAAAAGTATACTATACTACTAATTACGTTCCTGGTACTCAAATTACAAATGCAACTTTAGTTGATATTACTTCTAACTTTACTATTGCATCTGGAACAACATCTGGATATGCTGCTAACTTTACAAATAGTGGAACATACAATATTCCAGTGGGTGTAACTGGTAACGGATTTTTCGTATTTGAATATACAGGAAATGGTACAGGAATAACAACAACTATGCAAATAGATGATATTTTGATTAACTAATCTTAATTTCAATATAAGATGAAAAGCGACTCAAAGAGTCGCTTTTTTTGTGTTCTGTATTTAACTACCTTTGTAACCTTAAAGAACGATTATGTTAGAGAAAGAAGTTATTGACTTTGAAAAGTCAATTATTGTTGGAATTGTAACGCAAAACCAAAGTGAAGATAAACTAAACGAATATCTTGACGAATTGGAATTCTTAACCTATACTGCTGGAGGAACCGTTATAAAACGCTTTTCCCAGAAAATGGACAAACCTAATCCAAAAACTTTCGTTGGAACTGGAAAACTAGAAGAAATCAAATATTTCATCAAAGATAACGACATCAAAACCGTTATTTTTGACGATGAATTAACGCCTTCCCAACAAAAAAATATTACTAGAGAACTTGATTGTAAAGTATTAGACAGAACCAATCTTATCCTTGATATTTTTGCACAACGTGCTGAAACCTCTTATGCTAGAACGCAAGTGGAATTAGCACAATGTCAATATTTATTACCTCGCTTAACCGGAATGTGGACGCACCTTGAACGTCAAAAAGGGGGAATTGGAATGCGTGGTCCTGGGGAAACTGAAATTGAAACCGACCGTCGTATTGTGCGTGATAGAATTTCTTTA
It encodes the following:
- a CDS encoding DUF5689 domain-containing protein, producing MKNLKLVLTTAVFATLVGCVNGDDYGTPDLSNDCVTIATTKEVSDITSISTATTVQYTTTDAIDYIEAYVTSSDEGGNFYKSISMMSLDGLQGFSMPVDNYNLYTEFEPGRKVTIKLDKNRYFNKQHGSTVLGSSYNGGVGRISGVEYKDVILRSCDNVNEDDIVKNISIATAKNDQYLNMLIEFDAVQFTDPSLGKKYYDASLNSLGGATNHEITDEFGNKVILRVSEFATFASNAVPSLNGKIRGVMTKYNSDYQFMIRTLNDVNLTNTRLDIDLYPPIGGSAIVYDATLNEPFTSYTTSNQQVFPKYINDAAVGSRYWQVKTFSGNKYIQMSSFGGTPEANRSLFIVPVDMTAASTLSFKTKDGFNNGNVLKVYYTTNYVPGTQITNATLVDITSNFTIASGTTSGYAANFTNSGTYNIPVGVTGNGFFVFEYTGNGTGITTTMQIDDILIN